From a region of the Atribacteraceae bacterium genome:
- a CDS encoding ABC transporter permease produces MNKTFKREIGVLNNKLIGIILLLVFMIIITSFLDPRFLNPLNIRNILRWTGLFGILSLGVTFPIITGGIDLSIGSVVGLTGTLFPLFIVGYSMNIGLAFVLVLGLSLLMGLAHGVLITKFNFQPFIATLVGLFIYRGLARVVTRDVPQGFGGGRDFASLRFVAQGRIPSAFWSDAPQNIADWSIPMPFIILIILAIVFSIFLYRSIYGRYLLALGFNEKAARFSGINVNRMKTVAYIISTMCAGFAGILFALDLNTIQPSAMGNAWELYAIAGVVLGGASLRGGEANILGVVIAVVIIRALFNMVNILGLATQLEFAILGIVILLGVMMDEYLKKISARRMRIEVSLSSPDEITQVKA; encoded by the coding sequence ATGAATAAAACATTTAAACGGGAAATAGGAGTATTGAACAACAAACTGATTGGCATTATCCTTTTACTGGTGTTTATGATTATCATCACCAGTTTTCTTGATCCCAGATTTTTAAATCCTCTTAATATCAGGAATATATTGCGATGGACTGGTCTGTTTGGAATATTGAGTTTAGGGGTTACCTTTCCCATCATTACCGGGGGGATCGATCTATCGATAGGATCCGTCGTCGGTCTGACCGGAACCCTGTTTCCTCTGTTTATTGTCGGGTACTCCATGAACATCGGGCTTGCCTTTGTCCTGGTATTGGGGTTGTCGCTTTTAATGGGACTGGCACACGGCGTATTGATCACCAAGTTTAATTTCCAGCCATTTATTGCCACTCTGGTTGGTCTTTTTATATACCGCGGGTTGGCTCGAGTTGTCACTCGGGACGTGCCCCAAGGGTTCGGTGGGGGACGAGATTTTGCGAGTTTGAGATTTGTTGCCCAGGGGAGGATTCCGAGCGCCTTCTGGTCAGATGCTCCCCAGAACATTGCGGATTGGTCAATACCCATGCCCTTCATTATTTTAATTATCCTGGCCATTGTTTTTTCCATTTTCCTCTACCGGTCCATCTATGGCCGGTACCTCCTGGCGCTTGGCTTTAATGAAAAAGCGGCTCGTTTCAGCGGAATCAACGTCAACCGGATGAAGACCGTCGCCTATATCATCTCCACCATGTGTGCCGGATTTGCCGGCATACTTTTTGCTTTGGATCTCAATACGATTCAGCCTTCGGCTATGGGGAACGCTTGGGAACTCTACGCTATAGCCGGGGTGGTCTTGGGAGGGGCCAGTCTCCGGGGCGGGGAAGCCAATATTCTCGGAGTGGTGATTGCGGTGGTCATAATCCGGGCTCTCTTTAACATGGTGAACATCTTGGGATTGGCGACCCAACTGGAGTTTGCCATCCTTGGGATTGTTATCTTGTTAGGAGTCATGATGGATGAATATTTGAAGAAAATATCGGCCAGGCGGATGAGGATCGAGGTTTCCTTGTCTTCCCCGGATGAAATAACCCAGGTCAAGGCCTGA
- a CDS encoding sugar ABC transporter ATP-binding protein, with translation MDGKQRIPLLKMVGISKLFPGVQALDRVNLELYPGEVLALVGENGAGKSTLMNILGGCLHADAGNIFLDGDKISINTVHQAMELGIAFVHQELNLSGNLDIGDNIFLGREPRKSGLLKLVDKDRVNEETSKVLKRIGMTCSPTIIVNNLTIGLQQMVEIGKALSMNTRIIIMDEPTSSLSQKEAEQLFRIIRELRSQGISVIYISHRLGEVKELADRVTVLRDGKNSGNLAREEISREAMVKLMVGRDTKNFYQHQYHCGEEPILEVKDLIVPSHPGHPISFKVCRGEIVVIAGLIGAGRTELAHTIFGIDQPLGGEILLNGRSISIRNSGDAIRKGICLAPENRALHGLVLEMALEDNVVLPGLYQYQSMALVDRERITSVTREMVRRMNIRTPSLIQITGCLSGGNQQKVVLSKWLSLKPEILILDEPTRGIDVGAKQEIYYLLEELVAHGVGLLIISSEMQEVLGIADRILVMHEGRLTGELLPADFSEEEIVNLATGGERSPRQREEPEEILVAGGGRTRS, from the coding sequence ATGGACGGAAAACAACGAATTCCTTTACTGAAAATGGTGGGAATCAGCAAGCTTTTCCCCGGAGTGCAGGCCCTGGACAGGGTTAACCTGGAGCTTTATCCGGGGGAAGTCCTGGCCTTGGTCGGGGAGAACGGGGCCGGTAAAAGTACTCTTATGAATATTCTTGGGGGTTGTCTTCATGCCGACGCCGGTAATATTTTTTTAGACGGAGATAAGATCAGCATCAACACTGTTCATCAGGCGATGGAACTGGGGATCGCCTTTGTTCACCAGGAACTGAACTTATCCGGCAACCTGGATATCGGGGACAATATTTTTCTCGGCCGGGAACCCCGTAAATCCGGCCTGTTGAAGCTGGTGGATAAGGATCGGGTTAACGAAGAAACCAGCAAAGTGCTCAAGCGGATTGGGATGACTTGTTCTCCCACCATCATCGTGAACAACCTGACCATCGGCCTCCAGCAAATGGTGGAAATCGGTAAAGCACTCTCGATGAACACCCGAATCATCATTATGGACGAACCCACCAGCAGCCTGTCTCAGAAAGAAGCGGAACAGCTGTTCAGGATTATCAGGGAACTAAGGAGTCAGGGTATCTCCGTTATCTATATTTCCCACCGGTTGGGTGAGGTCAAAGAACTTGCCGACCGGGTGACCGTGCTACGTGATGGAAAGAATTCAGGGAATTTAGCTCGCGAGGAAATCAGCCGGGAAGCAATGGTAAAGCTTATGGTGGGCAGGGATACCAAGAATTTTTACCAGCACCAGTACCATTGCGGTGAAGAGCCGATATTGGAAGTGAAGGACTTAATCGTACCTTCTCATCCGGGGCATCCCATTAGTTTTAAGGTTTGCCGGGGGGAGATTGTGGTGATCGCCGGGCTGATTGGAGCGGGACGTACCGAGCTGGCTCACACCATTTTTGGGATTGATCAGCCCTTGGGCGGGGAAATTTTGCTGAACGGACGATCAATTTCCATCAGAAACAGCGGGGACGCCATTCGTAAGGGGATTTGCCTGGCGCCGGAAAACCGAGCCCTACACGGCCTGGTTCTGGAAATGGCGCTGGAGGACAACGTGGTGCTGCCGGGGCTCTATCAATATCAGTCCATGGCTTTGGTCGATAGGGAGAGAATAACGTCTGTCACACGAGAAATGGTCAGACGGATGAACATTAGAACACCTTCTCTCATCCAGATTACGGGGTGTCTTTCCGGTGGAAACCAGCAGAAAGTCGTTTTGTCAAAATGGCTTTCTCTCAAGCCGGAAATCCTCATATTGGATGAGCCGACCCGGGGCATTGATGTCGGAGCCAAGCAGGAAATCTATTACCTGCTGGAAGAACTGGTTGCCCATGGTGTGGGTCTTTTAATCATATCCAGTGAAATGCAGGAAGTATTGGGCATTGCTGACCGGATTCTGGTCATGCATGAAGGAAGGTTGACCGGAGAACTGCTGCCTGCCGATTTCAGTGAGGAGGAAATCGTCAACCTGGCGACAGGAGGTGAGCGTTCTCCCAGGCAACGGGAAGAACCAGAAGAAATTTTAGTGGCAGGAGGCGGGAGGACACGTTCATGA